The Setaria viridis chromosome 9, Setaria_viridis_v4.0, whole genome shotgun sequence sequence AATGACGTGATGTTTGCAGAAGAACCTCACTGACCTCTGGAGCGTATATGTATACAATGGTGAAGCTGGCAGCGATACAGAGCCGGGCACCAAACAGGGAGATTCTTGTTATTATATCTGTCCGGGAGAACACTAGTGGGAACAAGAAAACACAGCTAGTGAAGAGCATGGACGCCATGGAAAGCCTCCGGCCAAATCGATCCACAACCATGGCCGACAGAATTGATCCCGGGATCTCTGTTTCAATAAAACACGGTAGCATTGGTCATCTATATGATCACATACTTCTGAAGATAGTTATTCTAATCATATTGTGCACAGTAGTAACCAACCTGCAAAACTAGATATGAAAACATTCTTATATAAGCTTGCGTTATTTGAATGTACTGATTCAACCTCCTCTTTCGCACATATCCTATTTCCATTACTTAGCTCTGATGTCAGAAGAACAATCCCATAATAGGCAAATGCATTTCCAAAGAAGGCCATCCACAGAAGTAGGGTTGCTCTGATCAGTTTTGGCGAAAGTAGCTTGCCAACGGACTTAAAACCTCCAAAATCAGAACCTTCATCTTTATCTATGTTGTAACTTTCTTCAGCACCATCCAGAAGTGTTGTGGACTCCGAAGATACTGAAACTTCATCTAGCTCGATATTTTTGTCAGAAACAAGCTTGCCTGAAGGTAAAGGCACATTGTTTAGTCTTGCCATTTTCTCCAATACATCCACAGCCTCGGTTGTTCTGCCTTTCATGCATAGGAACCTTGGTGACTCTGGCGTAATGGCATAAAATAGGAGCAGGAGGAAAGATGGAACAGATGATAGTGCTAACAACCACCTCCAGCCAAACTTGGGCATAACCATCTGCCATTAGCATGGTGAAAATGAAAAATTAGCCATAACACAGTGGAATCTTCTAGTCTAATGCATGTCCATTTTTACTGCAAGAGTGTATTTCACTCTGATTATGAGCAACAACCTTGCCAGATCAGGATAGTATATTATAGATGTTCATACCAGAGTCACCAAAAAAATTTTATACGTGTCGCAGACAAATAATTACGAATATAAACAATGCTTCAAAGATTTAGTAAGCAAAAAGGCAAAGTAAATTGTCATAAAACTTATGATTCTATACCCTAACAACTGAAGTTCCTTTCAAAAGTGATGTTCCAGACTGCTATTCTTCCTGAAATTTATTCTTACATCAAGTACATTTTCTTTCAACCCTGTAAGACCGTAGCATACCAGTTAATACTACAGGTTAAGTGATTGTACAATAATCAGCACCACTACAGGTTAATTGTTTTGTATGATAATCAGCAACACTATTAGCAGATCAACTGTTCAAAATGGTTCATAAATTTCTGAACAAACCGGTGTATACAATGAGAATCGGTAGCATCATGTTATGATTTATCATGTGTAGTGTTTACTTCTGATTTTGCTGCTGACTCTGCTATAAAATTTGAAAAGCCTTCTCAGTTTCAAAATATCAGGATTATACCCATGCAAGAGATGCCTCGAAGATGGTCCCAACAGTCCAAAATGCAGAAAATACCACCATCCAGGTTCCTCTACTTGGTGCAGGAACAAACTCCAAGAACCAAGATCCGAGAAcaggtcctcctcccaaaccAATACCAACTAAGAATCTAAGAGATATTAATGACAGATAGTTAGGAGCGAAAGAACTCAAAAATCCAGCTCCACTTGTCACAATGGCAGTAAAGAGAAAGCCCCTCCTGtaaaatccaaataaaaagAAGTGTAAGGGCTTGTATGATGTACACAAGAAATTTAAAAAGCACAGACCATTTCCAAACTTAATTATTCTAGGATCTAGAATGAAAAATATACCTTGGGGATCATTAGTTCACGACAATAAATAGAGAGCTCGTTTTGGAAAGAAAATAGAATTGAACCTGGCTGCAAATTAATTCATGGCATTCATTTTGGCAATGATTCCAAGGTAGTTTTGGAAATTAACAGAGAAACTAGCGTTGCTATATGTGGGACCTATTCTGGTTCCAAACATGACATAGTTGTTAATCAGCTATAGCTAGGAAGTAGGAAGTCACAACTGCCCAATAGAAACAAGATCAGGAACAAGTTTGTCAACTCCATGATACATCAGCAAGGAAGGAAATGGACTTGCATAATTTCATGCAAAaaggtactccctctgtcccagaATATAACTAGTGTTTTGTCCTAAGTGAAACATTTTTAACTTTAActataaatagaaaaataaaatcaaagaTTGACAAAGTTAAAATGACGTTAGCAGATTCATCATGAAAACAACTATCATAACATGTAAACTTTTCTATATGAactaaattatttttagagatatttTTTATCAAGGGtaaatttgacttaggacaaacctaaaagtagctatattctgggatggagggagtacatgacaTCATTAAAGATTAGACCTGCCTCCTTCCATAGTTGTCTGAAACCACACCCCATGAGTAAGCTCCTATCAGCATTCCAACAAAAACAACACTTGTAATCATGCTTTCCTGATGAGAAGTAAGCTTCCATTCTAGCTGTACTGATGGACCAACAAATGATAACAGCATCATCTCCATAGCTTCTGCAATCAAGCCGATCCCAGCATAGGAAAGAATTA is a genomic window containing:
- the LOC117839419 gene encoding organic cation/carnitine transporter 7 isoform X2, giving the protein MEGGRRGFLFTAIVTSGAGFLSSFAPNYLSLISLRFLVGIGLGGGPVLGSWFLEFVPAPSRGTWMVVFSAFWTVGTIFEASLAWMVMPKFGWRWLLALSSVPSFLLLLFYAITPESPRFLCMKGRTTEAVDVLEKMARLNNVPLPSGKLVSDKNIELDEVSVSSESTTLLDGAEESYNIDKDEGSDFGGFKSVGKLLSPKLIRATLLLWMAFFGNAFAYYGIVLLTSELSNGNRICAKEEVESVHSNNASLYKNVFISSFAEIPGSILSAMVVDRFGRRLSMASMLFTSCVFLFPLVFSRTDIITRISLFGARLCIAASFTIVYIYAPEIYPTSVRTTGIGIASSVGRIGGILCPLVAVALVHSCHQTTAIILFEIVVFSSGLAVAFFPFETKGCRLNDTEVDMN
- the LOC117839419 gene encoding organic cation/carnitine transporter 7 isoform X1, with protein sequence MMEEQSASYTVDDALLSSGFGKFQILILSYAGIGLIAEAMEMMLLSFVGPSVQLEWKLTSHQESMITSVVFVGMLIGAYSWGVVSDNYGRRRGFLFTAIVTSGAGFLSSFAPNYLSLISLRFLVGIGLGGGPVLGSWFLEFVPAPSRGTWMVVFSAFWTVGTIFEASLAWMVMPKFGWRWLLALSSVPSFLLLLFYAITPESPRFLCMKGRTTEAVDVLEKMARLNNVPLPSGKLVSDKNIELDEVSVSSESTTLLDGAEESYNIDKDEGSDFGGFKSVGKLLSPKLIRATLLLWMAFFGNAFAYYGIVLLTSELSNGNRICAKEEVESVHSNNASLYKNVFISSFAEIPGSILSAMVVDRFGRRLSMASMLFTSCVFLFPLVFSRTDIITRISLFGARLCIAASFTIVYIYAPEIYPTSVRTTGIGIASSVGRIGGILCPLVAVALVHSCHQTTAIILFEIVVFSSGLAVAFFPFETKGCRLNDTEVDMN